DNA from Candidatus Bathyarchaeota archaeon:
TTAGGAGGCTTGGATATAGGGAGTTCACGGTCCTGGTCGCTAACGGGCTTCACGAACCAGCCTCTAAAGAACTACTTGAGGAGTTTCTGGGTAGCGAGGTTTTCGAGTATGCGGAGGTAGTTAACCACGATGTCTCCAAGAGGGATGAGCTAACCTACGTAGGTGAGACCTCTATGGGGACCCCTCTTTGGGTTAACAGTAGGCTGTTTGAGGCAGACCTCAGAGTCGGATGCGGTGTGGTCGAGCCGCACTTCTTCGCAGGCTACGGAGGTGGTGGTAAGATAATCTTGCCAGGCGTCTCAGGTGAGGAGACGGTCTACAAAAACCACTCCTATGCTATGATAGCGCATCCTAAGGCTAGGCTCGGGGTTTTAGACGGCAATCCGGTTTACTCGGATATATGCGAGGCTGCTTCCATGGCTGGGCTCGACGCGGTCGTGAACGTGGTCCTCGGGTCTGGAAGGGGGGTCTCTAGATGCTTCACAGGTAGGCCCATCGAAACCCATAGAGCCGCCGTGGATTTCCTAGATAAATTCATCAGGGTTAAGGTGGAGGCTATGGCGGATATAGCGGTCGTGAGCGGGGGCGGGTATCCGGCCGATAGAAACCTGTACCAGGCGGTTAAGGGTATGGCAGTAGGGGAGCTTATAGTAAAGCCTAGGGGAGTTATAGTCCTCATGGCTGAGTGTAGGGACGGAGTGGCGCATGAACACTTCTACAGGCTGGTCTCGAGGTTCGACGACCCGTCCAGCCTTCTGGAGTATATCAGAGAACACGAGCCTATAAGGGACCAGTGGGAGGCACAGATCATGGCTAGGATACTTCAGAAGCATAAGATAATCGTATATGCTAAAGGTGTAAACCGTCATGTCTCAGAGCGTATGATGCT
Protein-coding regions in this window:
- the larA gene encoding nickel-dependent lactate racemase, with amino-acid sequence MKVKLLYGEEHVEVRIRDENLMAVLRGSRPPDSQNEIGEVKLSLENPIAGGFRRGSKALLLVTDYTRPTPLKTMLPPIFDRLRRLGYREFTVLVANGLHEPASKELLEEFLGSEVFEYAEVVNHDVSKRDELTYVGETSMGTPLWVNSRLFEADLRVGCGVVEPHFFAGYGGGGKIILPGVSGEETVYKNHSYAMIAHPKARLGVLDGNPVYSDICEAASMAGLDAVVNVVLGSGRGVSRCFTGRPIETHRAAVDFLDKFIRVKVEAMADIAVVSGGGYPADRNLYQAVKGMAVGELIVKPRGVIVLMAECRDGVAHEHFYRLVSRFDDPSSLLEYIREHEPIRDQWEAQIMARILQKHKIIVYAKGVNRHVSERMMLIPASSPEEAMEIAFNIAGKDAKTVVVPEGTHIIPDVSSKAK